In one Lolium rigidum isolate FL_2022 chromosome 3, APGP_CSIRO_Lrig_0.1, whole genome shotgun sequence genomic region, the following are encoded:
- the LOC124699943 gene encoding putative cyclic nucleotide-gated ion channel 9 yields MSYEASTAGIGGGERRRSAFHIGYGGVVGASRRRLAQPEALARGVITTGSAQLRTLGRSIRTGAAMAAVFQEDLKTTSKKIFDPQDRLLVRLNRSFLISCILSIAIDPMFFYGPVVTLDDNKNNMCIGIERSLAISTAVLRTVVDLFFLARIVLQFRTAFIAPSSRVFGRGELVIDTVEIAKRYFRRFFVADVLSILPLPQVITWRFLFSNSKTAVLETKDNLLFIIIAQYVPRLVRIYPLSTELKRTSGVFAETALAGAAYYLLWYMLASHIVGAFWYLLSIERVSDCWRANCDEFPGCNTIYMYCGSTEESNDEFKEWTTVIKQVIYENCEPDGQNPFDYGIYSSAVTSEVIRSKDMTTKLLFCLWFGLANLSTLGQGLKTTIYTGESLFAISLATFGLILMAMLIGNIQTYLQSLTVRLEEMRVKRRDSEQWMHHRLLPQELRERVRRYDQYKWVNTRGVDEEALVQNLPKDLRRDIKRHLCLGLVRRVPLFDNMDERLLDAICERLKPALYTERTYIIREGDPVDQMVFIIRGSLESITTDGGRSGFFNRSMLQESDFCGEELLTWALDPKSGVSLPSSTRTVMALSEVEAFALHAEELKFVAGQFRRMHSKQVQHTFRFYSQQWRTWAATYIQAAWRRHLKRKAAELRRKEEEEEGRSSSFKTTILVSRFAAKMHRQRSKRDEEVMIHVPVPKPREPDFGIDD; encoded by the exons ATGTCGTACGAGGCGTCCACCGCCGGCATcggcggcggggagcggcggcGCTCCGCCTTCCACATCGGGTACGGCGGCGTGGTTGGCGCTTCCCGGCGCCGGCTGGCGCAGCCGGAGGCCCTGGCGCGCGGCGTGATCACGACGGGGTCGGCGCAGCTCCGCACGCTGGGGCGGTCCATCCGCACGggcgcagccatggcggcggtGTTCCAGGAGGACCTGAAGACCACGTCGAAGAAGATCTTCGACCCGCAGGACCGGCTCCTGGTGCGTCTGAACCGGAGCTTCCTCATCTCGTGCATCCTGTCCATCGCCATCGACCCCATGTTCTTCTACGGGCCCGTGGTGACCCTGGATGACAACAAAAACAACATGTGCATCGGCATCGAGAGGAGCctggccatctccaccgccgtgctCCGCACCGTGGTGGACCTCTTCTTCCTGGCGCGCATCGTGCTGCAGTTCCGCACCGCCTTCATCGCGCCCTCCTCCAGGGTGTTCGGCCGCGGCGAGCTGGTCATCGACACCGTGGAGATCGCCAAGCGCTACTTCCGCCGCTTCTTCGTCGCCGACGTGCTCTCCATCCTGCCGCTGCCGCAGGTGATCACCTGGAGGTTCCTCTTCAGCAACAGCAAGACCGCCGTGCTGGAGACCAAGGACAACctgctcttcatcatcatcgcgcAGTACGTGCCTCGCCTGGTCCGGATATACCCGCTCTCCACGGAGCTCAAGCGCACCAGCGGTGTCTTCGCCGAGACggccctcgccggcgccgcctacTACCTCCTCTGGTACATGCTCGCCAGCCAT ATCGTGGGCGCGTTCTGGTACCTGCTGTCGATCGAGCGGGTGAGCGACTGCTGGAGGGCCAACTGCGACGAGTTCCCCGGATGTAACACCATCTACATGTACTGCGGCTCCACGGAGGAGAGCAACGACGAGTTCAAGGAGTGGACCACCGTGATCAAGCAGGTCATCTACGAGAACTGCGAGCCCGACGGACAGAACCCCTTCGACTACGGCATCTACTCCTCCGCCGTCACCTCCGAGGTCATCAGGTCAAAAGACATGACCACCAAGCTGCTCTTCTGCCTATGGTTTGGCCTCGCAAACTTGAG taCGCTCGGCCAGGGGCTCAAGACAACCATCTACACCGGGGAGTCGCTCTTCGCCATATCGCTCGCCACCTTCGGCCTCATCCTCATGGCCATGCTCATCGGAAACATTCAG ACGTATCTCCAGTCCCTGACGGTGCGTCTGGAGGAGATGCGGGTGAAGCGGCGCGACTCGGAGCAGTGGATGCACCACCGCCTCCTGCCGCAGGAGCTGCGCGAGCGCGTCCGGCGCTACGACCAGTACAAGTGGGTGAACACGCGCGGCGTCGACGAGGAGGCGCTGGTCCAGAACCTGCCCAAGGACCTCCGCCGCGACATCAAGCGGCACCTCTGCCTGGGCCTGGTCCGCCGCGTCCCGCTCTTCGACAACATGGACGAGCGGCTGCTGGACGCCATCTGCGAGCGGCTCAAGCCGGCGCTCTACACGGAGCGCACCTACATCATCCGCGAGGGGGACCCCGTGGACCAGATGGTCTTCATCATCCGCGGCAGCCTCGAGAGCATCACCACCGACGGCGGCCGGAGCGGCTTCTTCAACCGCAGCATGCTCCAGGAGAGCGACTTCTGCGGCGAGGAGCTGCTCACCTGGGCGCTCGACCCCAAGTCCGGGGTCAGCCTGCCCTCCTCCACGCGCACCGTCATGGCGCTCTCCGAGGTTGAGGCATTCGCGCTCCACGCCGAGGAGCTCAAGTTCGTGGCGGGGCAGTTCCGTCGCATGCACAGCAAGCAGGTGCAGCACACCTTCAGGTTCTACtcccagcagtggcgcacctgggCGGCCACCTACATCCAGGCGGCATGGCGGCGGCATCTCAAGCGGAAGGCCGCCGAGCTGCGGcgcaaggaggaggaagaggagggacgCTCGTCCAGCTTCAAGACCACTATACTCGTGTCCCGCTTCGCCGCCAAGATGCACAGGCAACGCTCCAAGCGGGATGAGGAGGTCATGATCCATGTCCCCGTGCCTAAGCCCCGTGAGCCTGACTTCGGCATTGATGACTGA
- the LOC124699944 gene encoding protein WHAT'S THIS FACTOR 9, mitochondrial-like, with amino-acid sequence MPLLPRRPVAALYVPARGLLEARVPWGRDRALDHVVERERHLVPFLLTKDALLTAAPPPHAVPLHALPSSIPFPFRPLRFLRLYGSAFALSDHPVAVSPTHRLSALHLDEAQAADATRADAADRLLRLLMLAPARALPLHLLARLRLDLGLPADFPRSLLPHYPDYFALSPDGRLLELVCYRKDLAVSDVQSYAQRTGGYKVGDPIAFQLSFPRGFELHKNVRKWLDEWQKLPYISPYEDGTHLGPRSDITEKRTVAVLHEALSLTIGKKMEKEVLVKLGEALRLPPGFRKVLAKHPGIFYLSHKLRTQTVVLREAYRRHMLVVKHPMMGIRYQYLHLMHMGKEEAGKSKGKERKTVRGEQMMGDEYGADEDNGEEEYDDEADEEDEGDDIEAGAASEDEDSDDEDTENTAEG; translated from the coding sequence ATGCCTCTTCTGCCTCGGCGGCCGGTGGCGGCGCTGTACGTGCCGGCGAGGGGCCTCCTGGAGGCCCGCGTGCCCTGGGGCCGGGACCGCGCGCTGGACCACGTCGTGGAGCGGGAGCGCCACCTCGTGCCCTTCCTCCTCACCAAGGACGCGCTCctcacggcggcgccgccgccgcacgccgtgcCGCTCCACGCGCTGCCCTCCTCCATCCCCTTCCCGTTCCGCccgctccgcttcctccgcctctACGGCTCCGCCTTCGCGCTCTCGGACCACCCCGTCGCCGTCTCCCCCACGCACCGCCTCAGCGCGCTCCACCTCGACGAGGCGCAGGCCGCCGACGCCACCCGCGCCGACGCCGCCGACCGCCTGCTGCGCCTCCTCATGCTCGCGCCCGCCCGCGCGCTCCCGCTCCACCTCCTCGCCCGCCTCCGCCTCGACCTCGGCCTCCCCGCCGACTTCCCCCGCTCCCTCCTCCCGCACTACCCGGACTACTTCGCGCTCTCCCCCGACGGCCGCCTCCTCGAGCTCGTCTGCTACCGGAAGGACCTCGCCGTCTCCGACGTGCAGTCCTACGCCCAGCGAACCGGCGGGTACAAGGTCGGCGACCCCATCGCGTTCCAGCTCTCCTTCCCCCGCGGGTTTGAGCTCCACAAGAACGTCCGCAAGTGGCTGGACGAGTGGCAGAAGCTCCCCTACATCTCTCCCTACGAAGACGGAACTCACTTGGGTCCGAGGAGCGACATCACGGAGAAGAGGACCGTGGCGGTGCTCCACGAGGCCCTCAGCCTCACCATCGGCAAAAAGATGGAGAAGGAGGTTTTggtcaagcttggggaagctctACGGCTGCCGCCGGGGTTCAGGAAGGTGCTCGCGAAGCACCCAGGCATTTTCTACCTGTCGCATAAGCTGAGGACACAAACCGTGGTGCTCCGAGAAGCCTACCGGAGGCATATGTTGGTGGTCAAGCACCCGATGATGGGGATAAGATATCAGTACCTGCATTTGATGCATATGGGGAAGGAGGAGGCCGGGAAATCCAAGGGCAAGGAAAGGAAGACGGTGCGTGGCGAGCAGATGATGGGAGATGAGTATGGCGCGGATGAGGACAATGGGGAAGAGGAGTACGATGATGAAgcggatgaggaagatgagggcgATGACATAGAAGCCGGTGCTGCCTCAGAGGACGAggatagtgatgatgaggatacaGAGAACACTGCAGAGGGATAA